The following are from one region of the Planctomonas sp. JC2975 genome:
- a CDS encoding helix-turn-helix transcriptional regulator produces MVRAPLTPEQLAAGRRLGETLRRARGTRSLNEVAAEAGISPETLRKIETGRLPSPAFGVVAVLASALGLSLDELAAEWAGPTGAARSA; encoded by the coding sequence ATGGTTCGTGCGCCGCTCACTCCCGAGCAGCTGGCTGCCGGTCGCAGGCTCGGTGAAACCCTCAGACGTGCTCGAGGAACACGATCGCTCAACGAGGTCGCAGCCGAGGCCGGGATCTCTCCCGAGACCCTGCGCAAGATCGAGACCGGACGCCTGCCCAGCCCGGCGTTCGGCGTCGTCGCGGTGCTGGCATCGGCGCTCGGCCTCTCCCTCGACGAACTCGCCGCCGAGTGGGCCGGGCCGACCGGCGCGGCGCGGAGCGCATAG
- a CDS encoding pyridoxal-phosphate dependent enzyme, with the protein MTRYEALADAVGGTPLIRLTRLTTGLRPAVYVKLEGANPAGSAKDRAALWMLRAAEADGSLQPGGTVVETTSGNTGIGLAAFAAHLGYRSVIFAASTVSAEKLGLMTAFGAEVHLIDAFVPRDHPDSLRSHAQRFVARTPGAWFADQYDNPANAEAHFATTGPELWADTDGRITHLVAAVGTGGTITGTARYLKQVSDGRVTVVGADPFTSSYSGGDGSPTYIEGAGHVTHPDARRDAWPAGFDPGVIDRYVAVDDLSAIELVRRLAREEGILASGSSGVALVAALDVAAELGEHDVVAVILPDSGRANLSTYFNDEWLVLKGFSEPTSGETTVRDLLPEAPRLYLVGKDVSPGEAITALDEAGADPDDPVLVVYARERELAPHPSEVVGWTTVASLEDLTQEGERGRPGVEMRRTVGEVAYPVHAEVGIGLTPSAALDLARASDPLWSAALVLQDGRVAALVGRSDLERAVNGDGHTVPAVIDGFVEMML; encoded by the coding sequence GTGACGCGCTACGAAGCCCTGGCCGATGCCGTCGGCGGTACGCCGCTCATCCGTCTCACCCGCCTGACCACAGGTCTCCGCCCTGCTGTGTACGTCAAGCTCGAGGGCGCCAATCCGGCCGGCAGCGCGAAGGACCGGGCGGCCCTCTGGATGCTCCGCGCTGCAGAAGCGGATGGCTCGCTTCAGCCGGGCGGCACCGTTGTGGAGACCACATCGGGCAACACCGGTATCGGCCTCGCGGCCTTCGCCGCGCACCTCGGATACCGATCCGTCATCTTCGCCGCCTCCACGGTCTCCGCAGAGAAGCTGGGCCTGATGACGGCCTTCGGCGCGGAGGTGCACCTCATCGACGCGTTCGTGCCGAGGGATCATCCGGACAGCCTTCGTTCGCACGCCCAACGCTTCGTGGCCAGGACGCCGGGTGCCTGGTTCGCTGATCAGTACGACAACCCCGCCAATGCCGAGGCGCACTTCGCCACGACGGGTCCCGAGCTCTGGGCGGACACCGACGGACGGATCACCCACCTCGTCGCAGCAGTCGGAACAGGAGGCACGATCACCGGCACCGCTCGCTACCTCAAACAGGTGAGCGACGGACGCGTGACGGTCGTCGGCGCCGACCCCTTCACGTCGTCGTACTCCGGCGGTGACGGCAGCCCGACGTACATCGAGGGCGCGGGGCACGTCACGCATCCCGACGCACGACGGGACGCCTGGCCGGCCGGCTTCGACCCCGGCGTGATCGACAGATATGTCGCCGTCGACGACCTCAGCGCCATCGAACTGGTCAGGCGGCTGGCGAGGGAAGAGGGGATCCTGGCGAGCGGATCCAGCGGTGTCGCCCTCGTCGCGGCCCTGGACGTGGCGGCGGAACTGGGCGAGCACGACGTCGTGGCCGTCATCCTGCCGGACTCCGGACGGGCGAACCTCTCCACCTACTTCAACGACGAGTGGCTCGTCCTCAAAGGCTTCAGCGAGCCGACATCCGGCGAGACGACCGTGCGAGACCTTCTTCCCGAAGCCCCTCGGCTGTATCTCGTGGGCAAGGACGTCTCGCCTGGCGAAGCCATCACGGCTCTCGATGAGGCGGGGGCGGATCCCGACGACCCGGTACTCGTGGTCTACGCACGAGAGAGGGAGCTCGCGCCGCATCCGTCCGAGGTCGTCGGCTGGACGACCGTTGCGTCGCTCGAGGACCTCACCCAGGAGGGCGAGCGAGGCCGCCCCGGTGTCGAGATGCGGCGCACCGTCGGTGAGGTGGCGTATCCGGTGCACGCCGAGGTCGGCATCGGACTGACACCCTCGGCCGCTCTGGACCTCGCGCGCGCCTCGGACCCGCTGTGGAGCGCCGCGCTCGTGCTGCAGGACGGGCGGGTGGCGGCACTCGTCGGCCGCTCAGACCTCGAGCGTGCGGTCAACGGGGACGGGCATACGGTGCCGGCGGTGATCGACGGATTCGTCGAGATGATGCTCTGA
- a CDS encoding aminotransferase class I/II-fold pyridoxal phosphate-dependent enzyme, translated as MSEPDCRPGDARRADFETRQIHAGSVIDAQTNARVTPIYQTAGYVFDSFDDGEDRFAGRGGRAYSRNENPTNHVAGQRIADLEGGVDGIVVASGQAAIAVAISALAGVGDHVLVTQSLYEGTNEMFRGILKRQGIEAEYVADDASDDEWVARIRPTTKALYTESLPNPLGQVVDIERLARIAHAHGVPVLVDNTVPTPYLERPIEHGADVVIHSTSKWLAGHGAVIGGAVVDGGRFDWVASGRFPQLSESPREGVGAFVERFGNAAFGAYLRSVVVLEYGPTVPPTSTFLLLAGIETLSLRMERHVANAQHVAEWLEGRPEVTTVFYPGLASSPYRELADRYLPLGPGSIVSIDLKGGRDAARRFIDALQLISPMTHIGDVRTLAIHLGSTIHLKLTEQERLAAGITPGLIRLSIGLESARDIVEDLERGLNAVASAS; from the coding sequence ATGTCCGAACCTGACTGTCGCCCGGGTGACGCCCGCCGCGCCGATTTCGAGACCCGCCAGATCCACGCGGGGAGCGTGATCGACGCGCAGACGAACGCCAGGGTCACCCCGATCTATCAGACCGCCGGATACGTGTTCGACAGCTTCGACGACGGTGAGGACCGCTTCGCGGGCCGCGGCGGACGCGCGTATTCGCGCAACGAGAACCCCACGAACCACGTCGCCGGTCAGCGCATCGCCGACCTCGAGGGCGGCGTCGACGGCATCGTCGTCGCGAGCGGGCAGGCGGCGATCGCTGTGGCGATCTCGGCGCTCGCCGGCGTGGGCGACCACGTACTCGTGACGCAGTCGCTGTACGAAGGCACGAACGAGATGTTCCGCGGAATCCTGAAACGCCAGGGCATCGAGGCGGAGTACGTCGCCGACGACGCGAGCGACGACGAGTGGGTCGCGCGCATCCGCCCGACCACGAAGGCGTTGTACACCGAGAGCCTGCCGAATCCGCTGGGCCAGGTCGTCGACATCGAGCGGCTGGCTCGCATCGCCCACGCGCACGGGGTTCCAGTGCTGGTCGACAACACGGTGCCGACCCCGTACCTGGAGCGTCCGATCGAGCACGGAGCGGATGTCGTCATCCACTCGACCTCGAAGTGGCTGGCCGGCCACGGCGCAGTGATCGGCGGCGCAGTCGTCGACGGCGGACGGTTCGACTGGGTGGCGAGCGGGCGGTTCCCGCAGCTGTCGGAGTCGCCGCGGGAGGGCGTGGGCGCGTTCGTCGAACGGTTCGGGAATGCCGCGTTCGGCGCCTACCTGCGCTCCGTCGTCGTGCTCGAGTACGGCCCGACCGTGCCGCCGACGAGCACGTTCCTGCTGTTGGCAGGCATCGAGACGCTGTCGCTGCGGATGGAGCGCCACGTCGCCAACGCGCAGCACGTCGCCGAGTGGCTGGAGGGCCGGCCTGAGGTGACGACCGTGTTCTACCCGGGGCTGGCATCCAGCCCGTATCGCGAGCTCGCCGACCGCTACCTGCCGCTCGGCCCCGGATCCATCGTCTCCATCGATCTGAAGGGCGGACGGGATGCCGCGCGCCGCTTCATCGACGCCCTGCAGCTGATCTCGCCCATGACGCACATCGGTGACGTGCGCACGCTGGCCATCCACCTCGGTTCGACGATCCACCTCAAGCTCACCGAGCAAGAGCGTCTGGCTGCCGGCATCACGCCGGGGCTGATCCGCCTGTCGATCGGTCTGGAGAGCGCCCGCGACATCGTCGAGGACCTCGAGCGCGGGCTGAACGCGGTCGCCTCAGCGTCCTGA
- a CDS encoding LLM class flavin-dependent oxidoreductase: protein MSRTFAVIVELDDDLRTDAPASAIVRVARASERAGVTAVSFEDHPTAPGAGAGAASRSGARFGRLDATLRAASVAPITSSIGLIPVVHALYNEPFHLATQLATLDTASLGRAGWIARADPDPSIAARHGRGPLPASAADAELADVVEAIRGVWDTWEDDAVIRDVATGRYLDRTKVHYADFVGDRFSVKGPSIIPRPPQGQPVVFGEPGSAAELDAVLLDLTLPGRDRPAAHLNASTDSTIAGAADLPELLGRATEAVDAARTRLAPGTLIVVQLGFALDSAGLSALDRLADERHHTRADARAIVTGDPSVLVDLLTALARVADGVRLFPASLEPDLDELGRAVLPGLRARGVFHSPLAGDSLRTSLGLERPTNRFESVAPDPLASNAQTLEAAR from the coding sequence ATGAGCCGAACCTTCGCCGTCATCGTCGAGCTCGACGACGACCTGCGCACCGATGCTCCGGCATCCGCGATCGTGCGGGTCGCGCGGGCCTCGGAACGCGCCGGTGTCACCGCGGTGAGCTTCGAGGACCATCCGACGGCGCCAGGCGCAGGCGCGGGTGCCGCGTCCCGTTCGGGTGCTCGGTTCGGGCGGCTGGATGCGACGCTGCGCGCGGCATCCGTCGCCCCGATCACGAGCTCGATCGGCCTGATCCCTGTGGTGCACGCCCTCTACAACGAGCCGTTCCACCTCGCGACCCAGCTGGCCACCTTGGACACCGCGTCCCTCGGTCGGGCCGGATGGATAGCGCGAGCCGACCCGGATCCGTCCATCGCCGCGCGCCACGGCAGGGGTCCGCTGCCCGCATCCGCCGCGGACGCCGAGCTCGCCGACGTCGTTGAAGCGATCCGCGGCGTATGGGACACCTGGGAGGACGACGCGGTGATCCGTGACGTCGCCACCGGCCGGTACCTCGACCGGACGAAGGTGCACTACGCGGACTTCGTCGGCGACCGGTTCTCGGTGAAGGGACCGTCGATCATCCCGCGGCCGCCGCAGGGCCAGCCGGTCGTCTTCGGCGAACCGGGCTCTGCTGCCGAGTTGGATGCCGTGCTCCTCGATCTGACGCTTCCAGGCCGCGACCGGCCCGCTGCGCACCTCAACGCATCGACGGACTCGACCATCGCCGGTGCCGCCGATCTACCGGAGCTGCTCGGCCGGGCAACGGAGGCGGTCGACGCCGCACGCACCCGACTCGCCCCTGGAACGCTCATCGTGGTGCAGCTCGGCTTCGCGCTCGACTCCGCCGGCCTCTCCGCGCTCGATCGTCTCGCGGACGAACGTCACCACACCCGAGCGGATGCCCGAGCCATCGTCACCGGCGACCCTTCCGTTCTCGTCGACCTCCTCACCGCGCTCGCCCGGGTGGCCGACGGCGTGCGCCTGTTCCCGGCATCGCTCGAACCGGATCTCGACGAGCTCGGCCGCGCCGTGCTGCCCGGGCTGCGCGCACGCGGCGTCTTCCACTCGCCGCTCGCCGGTGACTCCTTGCGTACCTCGCTCGGCCTGGAACGGCCGACCAACCGATTCGAGTCCGTCGCACCCGATCCGCTCGCCAGCAACGCTCAGACCCTGGAGGCCGCCCGATGA
- a CDS encoding NtaA/DmoA family FMN-dependent monooxygenase (This protein belongs to a clade of FMN-dependent monooxygenases, within a broader family of flavin-dependent oxidoreductases, the luciferase-like monooxygenase (LMM) family, some of whose members use coenzyme F420 rather than FMN.), which yields MSTPVRRIQFGVFFQGVNSSTVWDAPESGSQTDFESFRRLAQTAERGLFTAFFLGEGLRLREHLGRLHDLDIAGRPDAITQLAALASVTERIGLVATQNTTYNDPIDLAHRLQSLDVLSGGRAAWNVVTTDNAWTGENFRRGGYLDHADRYTHAADVIAIARRVWDAVPDNAADGLLAVLPDPFRYDTAYYSVEGRGVLPRSTQGHPVLFQAGDSAEGRDFAARNAEVIFSAHAQLEPATEFAADIRARTLAAGRPADDLKIFPGQEFIVVDDASETEEKVRWVREHQITPQTAVAFVEQLWGAELPDLDPDGPLPSFDPVQSITGETRGAGFRATKAVETARAWRELSQERGWSIRDLVINVSTRRGFAGTASQIADELEPFARTGVVDGFNITPWLIPGGLDDIVNKLVPELQERGIYWTDYPGDTLRENLGLREPLTRRSAADVVATVPEAATVP from the coding sequence ATGAGCACACCAGTCCGCCGCATCCAGTTCGGCGTCTTCTTCCAGGGCGTGAACTCGTCGACCGTGTGGGACGCCCCCGAGAGCGGATCCCAGACCGACTTCGAGAGCTTTCGTCGCCTTGCCCAGACGGCCGAGCGCGGTCTGTTCACCGCGTTCTTCCTCGGCGAGGGACTGCGACTGCGCGAACACCTCGGTCGGCTGCACGACCTCGACATCGCCGGCCGGCCGGATGCCATCACGCAACTCGCGGCGCTGGCATCCGTCACCGAGCGCATCGGTCTCGTCGCCACGCAGAACACGACCTACAACGACCCGATCGACCTCGCCCACCGCCTGCAGAGCCTCGACGTGCTCTCCGGTGGCCGTGCCGCGTGGAACGTCGTGACGACGGACAACGCGTGGACGGGCGAGAACTTCCGTCGCGGCGGATACCTCGACCACGCCGACCGCTACACCCACGCCGCGGACGTGATCGCCATCGCCAGGCGGGTGTGGGATGCGGTGCCCGACAACGCCGCGGACGGCCTGCTCGCCGTGCTGCCCGACCCGTTCCGCTACGACACGGCGTACTACTCCGTCGAAGGCCGTGGGGTGCTGCCGCGCAGCACTCAGGGGCATCCGGTGCTCTTCCAGGCCGGCGACTCCGCAGAGGGCCGCGACTTCGCCGCGCGCAACGCCGAGGTGATCTTCTCCGCCCACGCCCAGCTGGAGCCGGCCACCGAATTCGCTGCGGACATACGTGCCCGAACGCTCGCTGCGGGCCGGCCGGCCGACGACCTGAAGATCTTCCCCGGCCAGGAGTTCATCGTCGTCGACGACGCGTCCGAGACCGAGGAGAAGGTGCGCTGGGTGCGCGAGCATCAGATCACGCCGCAGACCGCCGTCGCGTTCGTCGAGCAGCTCTGGGGCGCCGAGCTTCCCGATCTGGATCCGGACGGCCCGCTGCCGTCGTTCGATCCCGTGCAGAGCATCACGGGCGAGACCCGTGGCGCGGGATTCCGCGCCACGAAGGCGGTCGAGACGGCGCGCGCGTGGCGCGAGCTCTCCCAGGAGCGCGGGTGGAGCATCCGCGACCTGGTCATCAACGTCAGCACCCGCCGCGGATTCGCCGGCACGGCATCGCAGATCGCCGACGAACTCGAGCCTTTCGCGCGCACCGGCGTGGTCGACGGTTTCAACATCACGCCGTGGCTGATCCCGGGCGGCCTGGACGACATCGTGAACAAGCTCGTGCCGGAACTGCAGGAACGCGGCATCTACTGGACCGACTACCCCGGCGATACCCTGCGCGAGAACCTCGGCCTGCGCGAGCCTCTCACGCGGCGAAGCGCAGCGGATGTCGTCGCCACGGTGCCCGAAGCGGCGACCGTCCCGTGA
- a CDS encoding LLM class flavin-dependent oxidoreductase: MTHDTEVPDPRSETPEDGWAQPARAPLSVLDLAPFPSGSTPADGIRNTIDLAKHAERFGYARYWLAEHHANPGVSGSAPHVLAALVAAATDGIRVGTAATLLGNYSPIQVAEAAGVLGAYSGGRFDLGVGRAASVPRPPSNAVPPASTADAADRVVDGLVIPAPRVPRLDSERFAAIARLLSRDEGRDFAETVDAILGFLRGDYVDRDGVPVLATPAHDHGGVQVWVHGSTAGPSARLAGERGLRFGANYHVAPSFVLEAIEEYRSAFRPSEQLAQPHVIVSVDVVVADSDEKARRLAAGYAPWVLSIRSGRGAIPFPTPEQADAIAWSDEDRDAVRDRLDTQFVGSPATVAERLETLQRVTGAQELLVTTITHDHANRVNSYRLLAEAWGITACGTTDRRAS; this comes from the coding sequence GTGACGCACGACACCGAGGTGCCCGACCCACGGTCGGAAACGCCGGAAGACGGGTGGGCGCAGCCCGCCCGCGCGCCGCTGTCGGTGCTCGACCTCGCGCCGTTCCCCAGCGGATCGACGCCGGCCGACGGCATCCGCAACACGATCGACCTCGCGAAGCACGCGGAGCGGTTCGGATACGCGCGGTACTGGCTCGCCGAGCACCACGCGAATCCGGGTGTCTCGGGCTCAGCGCCGCACGTGCTCGCGGCGCTCGTCGCGGCTGCGACGGACGGCATCCGGGTGGGCACGGCGGCAACGCTGCTCGGCAACTACAGCCCCATCCAAGTCGCGGAGGCGGCCGGCGTGCTGGGTGCCTACAGCGGCGGGCGCTTCGACCTCGGAGTGGGGCGTGCGGCATCCGTCCCGCGCCCGCCGTCGAACGCCGTGCCGCCGGCGTCCACCGCTGACGCCGCCGACCGCGTCGTCGACGGACTCGTCATCCCTGCACCGCGGGTTCCGCGCCTCGACTCCGAACGGTTCGCCGCCATCGCCCGGCTGCTGTCTCGCGACGAGGGGCGGGATTTCGCCGAGACGGTCGACGCCATCCTCGGCTTTCTGCGCGGCGACTACGTCGACCGAGACGGTGTTCCGGTGCTCGCGACCCCAGCGCACGACCACGGCGGCGTGCAGGTGTGGGTGCACGGCAGCACGGCCGGCCCGAGCGCCAGACTCGCCGGCGAGCGCGGTCTGCGCTTCGGCGCGAACTATCACGTCGCGCCGTCATTCGTGCTGGAGGCGATCGAGGAGTACCGCTCCGCGTTCCGCCCGAGCGAGCAGCTCGCCCAGCCGCACGTCATCGTCTCGGTCGACGTGGTCGTCGCCGATAGCGACGAGAAGGCACGGCGGCTCGCGGCCGGCTACGCGCCGTGGGTGCTGAGCATCCGTTCGGGGCGGGGCGCCATCCCGTTCCCGACGCCGGAGCAAGCGGATGCCATCGCCTGGTCCGACGAGGACCGCGACGCCGTGCGCGACCGCCTCGACACTCAGTTCGTCGGCTCGCCCGCGACAGTCGCCGAACGTCTCGAGACGTTGCAGCGCGTGACCGGCGCGCAGGAACTGCTTGTCACGACCATCACGCACGATCACGCGAACCGCGTGAACTCCTACCGCCTGCTCGCCGAGGCCTGGGGCATCACGGCGTGCGGCACCACCGACAGGAGAGCATCATGA
- a CDS encoding aminotransferase class I/II-fold pyridoxal phosphate-dependent enzyme, whose translation MSQLSIRPIARLRTERSSIKWRRYAPDVLPLFVAEMDFEPCGAIVDAVSLALASGDTGYLDGPGPLAPAFAEFAERSWGWHVNPDRIHLATDVTVGLVETLRVLVPPVGARVVLTPPVYAPFYEMVGEVQGSVVEVPLVEASEWSLDLERLERVFAEGVDAMLLCNPQNPTGRCHSRQSLEALAELAARYDVPILSDEVHAPLSHPDAVFTPFAPLAEAAGVESFTVTSASKAWNLAALKCAWIVAAGERAADDLTRLPEEVAARTSILGLHASIAALDDTEWRDAALAQITANVDLLAAELGEHVPEARLVRPDAGYLLWLDLRDAGLGDDPAAVLRDVGRVAFNSGPTFGTGGAGFVRVNLACDPSTIVEAVQRIASVVRARRPLELAEAAAR comes from the coding sequence GTGAGCCAGCTGTCCATTCGCCCCATCGCCCGTCTGCGTACCGAGCGCAGCAGCATCAAGTGGCGCCGCTACGCGCCCGACGTGCTGCCGCTGTTCGTCGCGGAAATGGACTTCGAGCCGTGCGGGGCGATCGTGGATGCGGTCTCGCTGGCGCTGGCATCCGGCGACACCGGTTACCTGGACGGTCCCGGCCCGCTCGCACCGGCGTTCGCCGAGTTCGCGGAGCGATCGTGGGGCTGGCACGTGAATCCGGATCGGATCCACCTCGCCACCGACGTCACGGTCGGCCTCGTCGAGACCCTGCGCGTGCTGGTCCCGCCGGTCGGCGCTCGCGTCGTGCTCACCCCGCCCGTCTACGCCCCGTTCTACGAGATGGTCGGCGAGGTGCAGGGCAGCGTGGTCGAGGTGCCGTTGGTGGAGGCATCCGAATGGTCGCTCGACCTCGAACGCCTCGAGCGCGTCTTCGCTGAGGGCGTGGACGCCATGCTGCTGTGCAACCCGCAGAACCCGACGGGGCGATGTCACTCGCGCCAGTCGCTCGAGGCGCTCGCCGAGCTCGCCGCACGGTACGACGTGCCGATCCTGAGCGACGAGGTGCACGCGCCGCTGAGCCATCCGGACGCGGTCTTCACCCCGTTCGCTCCCCTTGCCGAGGCGGCGGGCGTGGAGAGCTTCACGGTCACCAGCGCCAGCAAGGCGTGGAATCTCGCCGCACTGAAGTGCGCGTGGATCGTCGCGGCCGGCGAGCGTGCGGCCGATGACCTGACGAGGCTTCCGGAGGAGGTCGCGGCGCGCACGAGCATCCTCGGGCTGCACGCGAGCATCGCCGCGCTCGACGACACGGAGTGGCGGGATGCCGCGCTCGCCCAGATCACGGCCAACGTCGACCTGCTCGCCGCCGAACTCGGCGAACACGTTCCGGAGGCGCGTCTGGTGCGCCCCGACGCCGGCTACCTTCTCTGGCTGGACCTGCGGGATGCCGGCCTCGGCGACGACCCAGCCGCCGTGCTCCGCGACGTGGGACGCGTCGCCTTCAACTCCGGCCCGACGTTCGGCACCGGAGGTGCGGGATTCGTGCGTGTGAACCTGGCGTGCGACCCGTCGACGATCGTCGAGGCGGTGCAGCGCATCGCGTCCGTGGTGCGGGCGCGGCGCCCGCTGGAGCTCGCGGAGGCGGCGGCGCGCTGA
- a CDS encoding SAM-dependent methyltransferase, translated as MDGVGKTAVAVAAGRALESSRSDALVRDPYAAELVRLADAGLPFPQAWPDDPVAADPLEQSLLLSAVYVGLRTRFIDDEVTDAGLDQVVILGSGLDPRAWRLPSLDGAAVFELDSAEVGAFMSSAMAGVASGAHRVPLAADVTEPWAADLVRSGFRPDAPTMWVLEGLLPYLGADDQRALVDDIVHLSAPGSRAVIEQATALDASEASEERLETYSRLTGLPMDEVLARSSPPDPAALLADAGWHTARTTIRELEHLYSRALSLDGTGTTSGDRGGFVTATRPAR; from the coding sequence ATGGATGGAGTGGGCAAGACGGCCGTTGCCGTCGCGGCAGGACGCGCGCTGGAGTCGTCCCGTTCGGATGCGCTGGTGCGTGATCCGTATGCGGCAGAGCTCGTGCGCCTTGCGGATGCCGGTCTCCCGTTTCCGCAGGCTTGGCCGGACGATCCGGTGGCGGCGGATCCGCTCGAGCAGTCCCTGCTGTTGAGCGCCGTCTACGTCGGCCTCCGCACGCGTTTCATCGACGACGAGGTGACCGACGCCGGGCTCGATCAGGTCGTGATCCTGGGCAGCGGACTCGACCCCCGGGCTTGGCGTCTGCCGTCGCTCGACGGTGCGGCGGTGTTCGAACTGGACTCGGCGGAGGTCGGGGCGTTCATGTCCTCGGCGATGGCGGGCGTCGCATCCGGAGCTCACCGCGTGCCGCTCGCCGCGGACGTCACCGAGCCCTGGGCCGCGGACCTCGTGCGCAGCGGCTTCCGTCCGGATGCGCCGACGATGTGGGTCCTCGAGGGCTTGCTCCCGTACCTGGGCGCCGACGACCAGCGCGCGCTCGTCGACGACATCGTGCACCTGTCCGCACCAGGATCGCGTGCCGTGATCGAGCAGGCCACAGCTCTCGATGCGTCAGAGGCGTCGGAGGAGCGACTCGAGACCTATAGCCGCCTCACCGGGCTGCCGATGGACGAGGTGCTCGCGCGCTCGAGTCCGCCGGATCCCGCCGCGCTCCTCGCCGACGCCGGATGGCATACCGCGCGCACGACGATCCGTGAACTCGAGCACCTCTATTCCCGCGCGCTCTCGCTCGACGGAACCGGCACGACCTCGGGCGACCGCGGCGGCTTCGTGACGGCGACGCGTCCGGCGCGGTAG